A region of Leifsonia xyli DNA encodes the following proteins:
- a CDS encoding lysophospholipase — MQTQQDRTFDDVDGVRIHFDVYAPDPAGSRPAAVVQLAHGVGEHAGRYRALAEQLAAAGFLVYADDHLGHGRTGMDQWHGDASHLGRLGPGGLRAAVRDVHAFSDLIRAENPELPLAYVGHSWGSLIGQLLLNRYSDEYDAMVLSGTAYRMPGSMNSGDLNKRHAHLGTTGAEWLSRDPEVARAFVEDPLTTLTPLQKLFGTLDAARLLGRPARHLAHDLPVLIQVGSDDPLGGTASARKLERALRGRSGLSDVTTIVYEGARHEVFNETNRAEVFADLAEWLIERFPSRS, encoded by the coding sequence GTGCAGACCCAGCAGGACAGGACCTTCGACGACGTGGACGGCGTCCGCATCCACTTCGACGTGTACGCCCCGGATCCCGCGGGCTCGAGACCGGCGGCGGTCGTGCAGCTCGCCCACGGGGTGGGGGAGCACGCGGGACGCTACCGAGCGCTCGCCGAGCAGCTGGCGGCGGCCGGTTTCCTCGTCTACGCCGACGACCACCTCGGCCACGGTCGCACGGGCATGGACCAGTGGCACGGGGATGCGAGCCATCTCGGCCGTCTCGGCCCCGGCGGGCTGCGGGCGGCGGTTCGCGACGTCCACGCGTTCAGCGACCTCATCCGCGCCGAGAACCCGGAGCTGCCGCTCGCGTACGTCGGGCACAGCTGGGGATCGCTCATCGGGCAGCTGCTGCTCAACCGCTACAGCGACGAGTACGACGCGATGGTGCTGTCGGGAACGGCCTACCGGATGCCCGGGTCGATGAACAGCGGCGACCTCAACAAGCGGCATGCCCACCTCGGCACCACCGGAGCGGAATGGCTGAGCCGCGACCCGGAGGTCGCGCGGGCGTTCGTCGAGGACCCGCTGACGACGCTCACCCCGCTGCAGAAGCTCTTCGGGACGCTCGATGCGGCGCGGCTCCTCGGCCGCCCGGCCCGGCACCTGGCCCACGACCTGCCGGTGCTCATCCAGGTGGGGTCGGACGACCCGCTGGGCGGGACCGCGAGCGCCCGCAAGCTGGAGCGCGCCCTCCGCGGCCGCTCCGGCCTGTCCGACGTGACGACCATCGTCTACGAGGGCGCACGGCACGAGGTCTTCAACGAGACCAACAGGGCGGAGGTGTTCGCCGACCTCGCGGAGTGGCTGATCGAGCGCTTCCCCAGTCGCAGCTGA
- a CDS encoding lipoate--protein ligase produces the protein MHGEYKVPGGKLVVVDLEVVDGRITDFQLAGDFFLEPDTALEAINAAVNGLPAEADAKTIAAAVKDALPEGASLLGFSPEAVAVTVRRALAKATSWRDYDWQIVHAKAVSPQMHLALDEVLATEVGEGRRGPTLRIWEWDEPAVVIGSFQSVKNEVDPENAAKYGIQVVRRISGGGAMFMEAGSVVTYSIYAPADLVQGMSFADSYAFLDEWAIIALKSLGIDAVYQPLNDITSPSGKIGGAAQKRLGSGAVLHHVTMSYDMDGQKMTEVLRIGREKISDKGITSAAKRVDPLRSQTGLSRAEIIEQMKLTFKNLYGATDGDLTDAEYAEAEKLVAEKFDTEEWLYRVP, from the coding sequence ATGCATGGTGAGTACAAGGTCCCGGGTGGCAAGCTCGTCGTCGTCGACCTGGAGGTGGTCGACGGTCGGATCACGGACTTCCAGCTCGCCGGAGACTTCTTCCTCGAGCCGGACACCGCCCTGGAGGCGATCAACGCGGCCGTGAACGGCCTGCCCGCCGAGGCCGATGCGAAGACGATCGCCGCTGCCGTGAAGGATGCGCTCCCCGAGGGGGCGAGCCTGCTCGGCTTCTCACCGGAGGCGGTCGCAGTGACCGTGCGCCGGGCGCTCGCCAAGGCGACCAGCTGGCGCGACTACGACTGGCAGATCGTGCACGCCAAGGCGGTGTCTCCGCAGATGCACCTGGCGCTGGACGAGGTGCTCGCCACCGAGGTGGGGGAGGGGCGCCGCGGCCCGACCCTGCGCATCTGGGAGTGGGACGAGCCGGCCGTCGTGATCGGGAGCTTCCAGTCGGTCAAGAACGAGGTCGACCCCGAGAACGCGGCGAAGTACGGCATCCAGGTCGTCCGCCGCATCTCCGGCGGCGGCGCCATGTTCATGGAGGCCGGATCGGTCGTCACCTACTCCATCTACGCGCCGGCCGACCTCGTGCAGGGCATGAGCTTCGCCGACAGCTACGCGTTCCTCGACGAATGGGCGATCATCGCGCTCAAGTCGCTCGGCATCGACGCGGTCTACCAGCCGCTCAACGACATCACGAGCCCCTCCGGCAAGATCGGCGGCGCCGCCCAGAAGCGGCTCGGCTCGGGCGCGGTGCTCCACCACGTCACCATGAGCTACGACATGGACGGCCAGAAGATGACCGAGGTGCTGCGCATCGGCCGCGAGAAGATCAGCGACAAGGGCATCACCAGCGCGGCGAAGCGGGTCGACCCGCTGCGGAGCCAGACCGGACTCAGCCGGGCCGAGATCATCGAGCAGATGAAGCTGACCTTCAAGAACCTCTACGGCGCGACGGACGGCGACCTCACCGACGCCGAGTACGCCGAGGCGGAGAAGCTGGTCGCCGAGAAGTTCGACACGGAGGAGTGGCTCTACCGCGTCCCGTGA
- a CDS encoding glycerate kinase encodes MTPRILIAPDSFKGSAAADAVSRAIAEGWNTVRPADEVRRLPLADGGEGTVDAFLAGAPSSEPRTATVEGPDGSAVRARWAFLPEAEGGTAVVEVAETSGLGLLDPLIPLEAHTRGLGQLIAAAVRAGSTRVVVGLGGSATSDGGSGALAALGARFLDADGRPVPPGNVGLGVIARVVLDGLPPAPPRGVTLMTDVRSPLLGPRGAARIFGPQKGATPAQVNTLEANLARFVDQVAAVRPGAVGLAQREGAGAAGGTGFGLLLWGAEIRPGADEIGRLLGLPQAVRAADLVITGEGRFDEQTHEGKVVSHVAALARAAGKPASLVAGVLGIAPDGFADVAELSALAHSAQASRADAVRWARQAGELLASRWG; translated from the coding sequence ATGACGCCGCGCATCCTGATCGCGCCCGACTCGTTCAAGGGATCGGCCGCGGCGGACGCCGTGTCCCGGGCCATCGCCGAAGGCTGGAACACCGTGCGACCGGCCGACGAGGTGCGCAGACTCCCCCTCGCCGACGGCGGGGAGGGGACGGTGGACGCGTTCCTCGCCGGCGCACCTTCCTCCGAGCCGCGGACGGCGACCGTCGAGGGACCGGACGGCAGCGCGGTGAGGGCGCGGTGGGCGTTTCTGCCGGAGGCCGAGGGCGGCACCGCGGTGGTCGAGGTCGCGGAGACGAGCGGGCTCGGGCTGCTCGATCCGCTGATCCCGCTGGAGGCTCACACGCGCGGGCTCGGCCAGCTGATCGCGGCTGCAGTCCGCGCAGGTTCCACGCGCGTCGTCGTCGGGCTGGGCGGGAGCGCGACCAGCGACGGCGGGTCCGGCGCCCTCGCAGCTCTCGGCGCGCGCTTCCTGGACGCGGACGGGAGGCCGGTTCCTCCGGGGAACGTCGGCCTGGGCGTCATCGCCCGGGTGGTGCTCGACGGCCTGCCGCCTGCTCCTCCTCGCGGCGTGACGCTGATGACGGATGTGCGAAGCCCCCTCCTCGGGCCGCGCGGCGCCGCTCGCATCTTCGGGCCGCAGAAGGGCGCGACGCCGGCCCAGGTGAACACCCTGGAGGCGAACCTGGCCCGCTTCGTCGACCAGGTCGCGGCGGTCCGGCCCGGCGCCGTCGGCCTGGCCCAGCGGGAGGGGGCCGGCGCTGCAGGTGGAACCGGCTTCGGCCTGCTGCTGTGGGGCGCGGAGATCCGCCCGGGCGCCGACGAGATCGGCCGACTGCTCGGACTGCCGCAGGCCGTTCGCGCGGCGGATCTCGTGATCACGGGCGAGGGGCGCTTCGACGAGCAGACCCACGAGGGCAAGGTCGTGTCGCACGTCGCCGCCCTCGCCCGGGCCGCCGGAAAACCGGCCTCACTCGTGGCCGGTGTTCTCGGCATCGCACCCGACGGCTTCGCGGACGTGGCCGAACTGAGCGCACTCGCCCACTCGGCCCAGGCCTCCCGCGCCGACGCCGTCCGCTGGGCGCGTCAGGCGGGCGAGCTCCTCGCGTCCCGCTGGGGATGA
- a CDS encoding acetyltransferase, protein MTTTLSVENQPDQSHYALLQNGEVIGVAEYDLRDDAIVFTHTEVDPAKREKGMASTLVQTALDDVRENSDRRVIASCPYVRSWLSEHPDYADLQSR, encoded by the coding sequence ATGACCACGACCCTGAGCGTCGAGAACCAGCCCGACCAGTCCCACTACGCCCTCCTTCAGAACGGCGAGGTCATCGGTGTGGCCGAATACGACCTGCGCGACGACGCGATCGTCTTCACGCACACCGAGGTGGATCCGGCCAAGCGCGAGAAGGGCATGGCCTCGACTCTCGTGCAGACCGCTCTCGACGACGTGCGGGAGAACTCCGACCGCCGCGTGATCGCCTCATGCCCCTACGTGCGCAGCTGGCTCAGCGAGCATCCCGACTACGCGGACCTGCAGTCTCGGTAG